A region of Nocardioides alkalitolerans DNA encodes the following proteins:
- a CDS encoding A24 family peptidase codes for MAVELGAVLVAATLGAAASAVMPAVLARVPDPPTYEDDDGPASEPDPGRPTYPTFGELARRPGLPLGFSVAGAVVGALVGAYAGWSWPLAWLLVLVPVGVLLSYVDWRTLLLPTRVIYPAYAAVAALMVTAALATGATDDLRRAGIAALVGLVCYWLPWRISASWMGFGDVRLSGLLAGVLGWAGWAEVALGLYLPFLLGGVVAGLLMLLRLVARGAYPLGPFMFVGTLVGLWAGPLLLPGLAG; via the coding sequence GTGGCCGTCGAGCTCGGCGCCGTCCTCGTCGCCGCCACCCTCGGTGCAGCCGCGAGCGCGGTGATGCCGGCGGTGCTGGCGCGCGTGCCCGACCCCCCGACGTACGAGGACGATGACGGACCCGCGTCGGAGCCGGACCCGGGCCGACCGACGTACCCCACCTTCGGCGAGCTCGCCCGCCGGCCCGGTCTGCCGCTCGGGTTCAGCGTCGCGGGCGCAGTCGTCGGTGCGCTGGTCGGCGCCTACGCCGGCTGGAGCTGGCCGCTGGCGTGGCTGCTCGTGCTCGTGCCGGTGGGGGTGCTGCTGAGCTACGTGGACTGGCGCACGCTCCTGCTGCCGACGCGGGTGATCTACCCGGCGTACGCCGCGGTGGCGGCCCTCATGGTGACGGCGGCGCTGGCCACGGGGGCGACCGACGACCTGCGCCGCGCGGGGATCGCGGCGCTCGTCGGCCTCGTCTGCTACTGGCTGCCATGGCGCATCAGTGCGAGCTGGATGGGGTTCGGCGACGTGCGGCTCTCGGGCCTGCTCGCCGGCGTGCTCGGTTGGGCCGGGTGGGCCGAGGTGGCGCTCGGGCTCTACCTGCCGTTCCTGCTCGGCGGCGTGGTGGCCGGCCTCCTCATGCTGCTGCGGCTGGTCGCGCGCGGCGCCTACCCGCTGGGGCCGTTCATGTTCGTCGGCACGCTGGTGGGGCTGTGGGCCGGCCCGCTGCTGCTGCCCGGCCTGGCGGGGTGA
- a CDS encoding shikimate dehydrogenase, whose translation MRRCAVVGDPVEHSLSPVLHRAAYAALGLTDVTYDAVRVPAGGLTAHVAALGPAWRGLSVTMPHKREALALADRRTPLAVAAGGANTLVLGPDGVQADNTDVPGAVAALRERGVTAVDRATVLGGGATAASTALALTELGARHLTVLVRSPERAAEAVAAVRAHPTAPHVEVVATGDVPAGLVVGDVVVATVPVAGQTPDLVELLAPAPVVFEVVYDPWPTPLAAAAAVAGATVVDGLDLLAHQALLQLEQFTGETVGVAVMRDAGRAALAARTAGAGTGA comes from the coding sequence GTGCGCCGCTGCGCCGTCGTCGGCGACCCGGTCGAGCACTCGCTCTCGCCGGTGCTGCACCGCGCGGCGTACGCGGCCCTCGGCCTCACCGACGTCACGTACGACGCCGTGCGCGTCCCCGCCGGCGGCCTGACCGCCCACGTGGCGGCCCTCGGGCCGGCGTGGCGCGGGCTGTCGGTGACGATGCCGCACAAGCGCGAGGCCCTGGCGCTCGCCGACCGACGTACGCCCCTCGCGGTGGCGGCCGGGGGAGCGAACACGCTCGTGCTCGGCCCCGACGGGGTGCAGGCCGACAACACCGACGTGCCCGGCGCCGTCGCGGCGCTGCGCGAGCGTGGCGTCACCGCCGTGGACCGTGCGACGGTGCTCGGCGGCGGGGCCACGGCCGCCTCCACGGCGCTCGCCCTCACCGAGCTGGGCGCGCGCCACCTCACGGTGCTGGTCCGCTCGCCGGAGCGGGCCGCCGAGGCCGTCGCCGCGGTGCGGGCGCACCCGACGGCCCCGCACGTGGAGGTCGTCGCGACCGGCGACGTCCCGGCCGGGCTGGTCGTCGGTGACGTGGTCGTCGCGACCGTGCCGGTCGCGGGCCAGACGCCGGACCTCGTGGAGCTCCTGGCCCCCGCCCCGGTGGTGTTCGAGGTGGTCTACGACCCCTGGCCCACCCCGCTCGCCGCCGCGGCCGCCGTGGCGGGCGCGACCGTCGTCGACGGCCTCGACCTCCTCGCCCACCAGGCGCTGCTGCAGCTCGAGCAGTTCACGGGGGAGACCGTCGGTGTGGCCGTCATGCGCGACGCCGGTCGCGCCGCCCTCGCCGCCCGCACGGCGGGCGCTGGAACCGGGGCCTGA
- the mltG gene encoding endolytic transglycosylase MltG has protein sequence MSDLHPSSGPAGHDDDSLLPGDPDPYVTGEQPAVDGRRAAGGSRRAPKKKRGKGLGCLLVALVLIAGVVGGLYAGVSWVADRINGSGEPDDFEGVASVEECATGGDVEITVPAGYSAGQIGSLLAEKGVVASSGAFTAAVANDSVRDGTRSMCEGMTGAQAAELMTNADYIGGGGITITAGYTKGQTFDLLAGATGIPVADFEAAAEDPSLPLPAEAGGDVEGYLYPDSYDFGSDPTAVSILTQMVERWSEAATGAGLVDDAVPGFTQHELLTLASIIQKEVLLPEERPQVAEVIYDRLAGECAGVPAGMLQMDSTVNFIKGANTGTPFTTEEDRQIDDPYNTYKYPGLPPGPIGAPSEATMEAAVNPSSEGYCYFVAAGDGSNSSYFASEYADHLENVDRANSNRNG, from the coding sequence ATGTCTGACCTCCACCCATCGTCCGGCCCTGCGGGCCACGACGACGACTCGCTCCTGCCGGGGGATCCCGATCCCTACGTGACGGGTGAGCAGCCCGCCGTCGACGGGCGGCGGGCGGCGGGCGGCTCGCGCCGGGCCCCGAAGAAGAAGCGCGGCAAGGGCCTCGGGTGCCTGCTGGTCGCCCTCGTGCTGATCGCAGGCGTCGTGGGTGGTCTCTACGCCGGGGTCAGCTGGGTCGCCGACCGCATCAACGGCAGCGGCGAGCCCGACGACTTCGAGGGCGTCGCGTCCGTCGAGGAGTGCGCCACCGGCGGCGACGTGGAGATCACCGTGCCGGCGGGCTACAGCGCCGGCCAGATCGGCAGCCTCCTCGCCGAGAAGGGCGTCGTGGCCTCCTCGGGCGCCTTCACCGCCGCCGTCGCCAACGACAGCGTCCGCGACGGCACGCGCTCGATGTGCGAGGGCATGACGGGTGCCCAGGCAGCCGAGCTGATGACCAACGCCGACTACATCGGCGGTGGCGGCATCACCATCACCGCGGGCTACACGAAGGGCCAGACCTTCGACCTGCTGGCGGGCGCGACGGGCATCCCCGTCGCCGACTTCGAGGCCGCGGCCGAGGACCCGTCGCTGCCGCTCCCCGCGGAGGCCGGCGGCGACGTGGAGGGCTACCTCTACCCCGACAGCTACGACTTCGGCTCCGACCCGACGGCGGTCTCGATCCTCACCCAGATGGTCGAGCGCTGGAGCGAGGCGGCCACCGGGGCGGGCCTCGTCGACGACGCCGTGCCGGGCTTCACGCAGCACGAGCTGCTGACGCTGGCGAGCATCATCCAGAAGGAGGTGCTGCTGCCGGAGGAGCGTCCCCAGGTCGCCGAGGTCATCTACGACCGCCTGGCCGGGGAGTGCGCCGGCGTGCCCGCCGGGATGCTGCAGATGGACTCGACGGTGAACTTCATCAAGGGCGCGAACACGGGGACGCCGTTCACCACCGAGGAGGATCGGCAGATCGACGACCCCTACAACACCTACAAGTACCCCGGCCTCCCGCCCGGCCCCATCGGCGCGCCGAGCGAGGCCACCATGGAGGCGGCGGTCAACCCCAGCTCCGAGGGCTACTGCTACTTCGTCGCGGCCGGCGACGGCTCGAACTCGTCCTACTTCGCGTCGGAGTACGCCGACCACCTCGAGAATGTCGACCGCGCCAACAGCAACCGCAACGGCTGA
- the ruvX gene encoding Holliday junction resolvase RuvX: protein MTGVRLGIDPGDARIGVARCDAAGILATPVETVRRGRGDLDRIAELRAEHEAVEVVVGLPRSLSGKEGPAAAKVRTFARKLARRLGDVPVRLVDERLTTVSAESMLRASGRTAKNQRSVVDQAAAVLILQHVLDTERRTGAAPGQLLEETDV, encoded by the coding sequence ATGACTGGAGTGCGGCTCGGCATCGACCCGGGCGACGCCCGGATCGGGGTCGCGCGCTGCGACGCCGCCGGGATCCTCGCGACACCGGTGGAGACGGTCCGCCGGGGTCGGGGTGACCTCGACCGGATCGCGGAGCTCCGCGCGGAACACGAGGCCGTCGAGGTCGTCGTCGGTCTGCCGCGCTCGCTCTCCGGCAAGGAGGGGCCGGCGGCGGCGAAGGTGCGCACCTTCGCCCGCAAGCTGGCCCGCCGGCTCGGCGACGTGCCCGTGCGGCTCGTCGACGAGCGGCTCACCACCGTGTCGGCGGAGTCGATGCTCCGCGCGAGCGGTCGCACGGCGAAGAACCAGCGGTCGGTCGTCGATCAGGCGGCCGCCGTGCTCATCCTGCAGCACGTCCTGGACACCGAGCGCCGTACGGGGGCTGCGCCTGGCCAACTCCTCGAGGAGACCGATGTCTGA
- the alaS gene encoding alanine--tRNA ligase, producing MDTAEIRRRFTNHFAQNTTVGEHTVVPSASLLLDDPNLLFVNAGMVPFKPYFLGQETAGFPRATSIQKCVRTLDIEEVGKTTRHGTFFEMCGNFSFGDYFKEGAITLAWELVTKSVADGGFGFDESLLYPSVYEDDPEAVALWKRITGLPDDRIVRLGKSENYWSMGVPGPGGPCSEILIDRGPEFGADRDWDAGDRYLEFWNLVFMQDELSAVRSKSDFDIAGSLPNKNIDTGLGLERVAYLLQGKDNMYEIDVVFPVIERAQELTGRRYGADPVDDVRFRVVADHVRSSMMLINDGVTPGNEGRGYVLRRLLRRAVRSMRLLGYGDPALPELLPVSRDKMAEGYPELRTSWDRISRVAFAEEEAFRKTLQAGTQIFDLAAGEVKQSGGTQLSGAKAFALHDTYGFPIDLTLEMASEAGIDVDEQGFRGLMAEAREKSKEDARRKKGQHADTTAYRGILDANGPTEWLAYETLETESRPVALLSGGAPAAVLGAGEVGELVLDRTPFYAESGGQAADAGTIEFDGGRLEVLDVQRPVKGLVVHQVRVVDGEFALDAAASRALQARVDPEWRIGARQAHSGTHVVHAALREVLGPSALQSGSYNRPGYLRLDFGWTQGLTPAQVHDVEQVSNQALRADLPVGWQYMTLEEARAWGAVALFGETYDETKVRVVEIGGPWSRELCGGTHVDHSSQIGTIVVTGEASIGSGNRRIEAYTGVEGFAYLARERDVVGQLTGLLKTKPDDLVGRVSDLVERLRAAEKEIERARVAQLLAAAGEVAAAATRVGSANVVAHRVDGAGGGDVRTLALDVRARLAAADPGVVVVLGVADGKVAVVAAVNEAGQAAGLSAGALVKAVGPLVGGKGGGKADVAQGGGTDVAGVDAALAAVSAEVARVVGA from the coding sequence ATGGACACCGCGGAGATCCGCCGCCGGTTCACGAACCACTTCGCCCAGAACACCACGGTGGGCGAGCACACCGTCGTCCCCTCGGCGTCGCTGCTGCTCGACGACCCCAACCTGCTGTTCGTCAACGCGGGCATGGTGCCGTTCAAGCCCTACTTCCTCGGCCAGGAGACCGCGGGCTTCCCGCGGGCGACGAGCATCCAGAAGTGCGTGCGCACCCTCGACATCGAGGAGGTCGGCAAGACGACCCGCCACGGCACGTTCTTCGAGATGTGCGGCAACTTCTCCTTCGGCGACTACTTCAAGGAGGGCGCGATCACGCTCGCCTGGGAGCTGGTCACGAAGTCGGTCGCCGACGGCGGCTTCGGCTTCGACGAGTCGCTGCTCTACCCGAGCGTCTACGAGGACGACCCGGAGGCGGTGGCGCTCTGGAAGCGCATCACCGGCCTGCCCGACGACCGCATCGTCCGTCTCGGCAAGTCCGAGAACTACTGGTCGATGGGCGTTCCCGGCCCCGGCGGTCCGTGCTCGGAGATCCTCATCGACCGCGGCCCGGAGTTCGGCGCCGACCGCGACTGGGACGCGGGCGACCGCTACCTCGAGTTCTGGAACCTGGTCTTCATGCAGGACGAGCTGTCCGCCGTGCGCAGCAAGTCGGACTTCGACATCGCGGGCTCGCTGCCGAACAAGAACATCGACACGGGCCTCGGCCTGGAGCGGGTGGCCTACCTGCTCCAGGGCAAGGACAACATGTACGAGATCGACGTGGTCTTCCCCGTCATCGAGCGGGCCCAGGAGCTCACGGGCCGCCGGTACGGCGCGGACCCGGTCGACGACGTGCGCTTCCGCGTGGTCGCCGACCACGTGCGCTCCTCGATGATGCTCATCAACGACGGCGTCACGCCGGGCAACGAGGGCCGCGGCTACGTGCTGCGCCGCCTGCTGCGCCGCGCCGTGCGGTCCATGCGCCTGCTGGGCTACGGCGACCCGGCGCTGCCGGAGCTGCTGCCGGTGAGCCGCGACAAGATGGCGGAGGGCTACCCGGAGCTCCGCACCAGCTGGGACCGCATCAGCCGCGTCGCCTTCGCCGAGGAGGAGGCGTTCCGCAAGACGCTCCAGGCGGGCACGCAGATCTTCGACCTCGCCGCTGGCGAGGTGAAGCAGTCGGGGGGCACGCAGCTGTCCGGCGCCAAGGCGTTCGCGCTGCACGACACCTACGGGTTCCCGATCGACCTCACGCTCGAGATGGCCTCCGAGGCCGGCATCGACGTCGACGAGCAGGGTTTCCGCGGCCTGATGGCCGAGGCCCGCGAGAAGTCGAAGGAGGACGCCCGCCGCAAGAAGGGGCAGCACGCCGACACCACGGCGTACCGCGGCATCCTCGACGCCAACGGCCCCACGGAGTGGCTGGCCTACGAGACGCTGGAGACCGAGTCGCGGCCCGTCGCCCTGCTGAGCGGGGGCGCTCCGGCCGCGGTGCTCGGCGCCGGCGAGGTGGGCGAGCTGGTCCTCGACCGCACACCGTTCTACGCCGAGTCCGGTGGCCAGGCCGCCGACGCCGGCACCATCGAGTTCGACGGCGGACGCCTCGAGGTGCTCGACGTGCAGCGCCCGGTCAAGGGTCTCGTCGTGCACCAGGTGCGGGTCGTCGACGGCGAGTTCGCCCTGGACGCCGCCGCCTCGCGCGCGCTGCAGGCGCGGGTCGACCCCGAGTGGCGGATCGGCGCCCGGCAGGCCCACTCGGGCACCCACGTCGTGCACGCCGCGCTCCGCGAGGTGCTCGGTCCCTCCGCGCTGCAGTCGGGCTCCTACAACCGCCCGGGCTACCTGCGCCTCGACTTCGGCTGGACGCAGGGACTGACCCCGGCCCAGGTGCACGACGTCGAGCAGGTCTCCAACCAGGCGCTGCGTGCGGACCTGCCCGTCGGCTGGCAGTACATGACGCTCGAGGAGGCCCGCGCCTGGGGCGCGGTCGCGCTCTTCGGGGAGACGTACGACGAGACGAAGGTGCGCGTCGTGGAGATCGGCGGCCCCTGGTCGCGCGAGCTGTGCGGTGGCACCCACGTCGACCACTCGTCGCAGATCGGCACCATCGTCGTCACCGGCGAGGCCTCCATCGGCTCCGGCAACCGCCGGATCGAGGCGTACACGGGCGTCGAGGGCTTCGCCTACCTGGCGCGCGAGCGCGACGTGGTCGGGCAGCTCACCGGGCTCCTCAAGACCAAGCCGGACGACCTGGTCGGCCGGGTGAGCGACCTGGTCGAGCGGCTGCGTGCGGCCGAGAAGGAGATCGAGCGCGCCCGCGTGGCGCAGCTCCTCGCCGCGGCCGGCGAGGTCGCCGCGGCCGCGACGCGGGTCGGCTCGGCCAACGTCGTGGCCCACCGGGTCGACGGGGCCGGCGGCGGGGACGTGCGCACGCTCGCCCTCGACGTCCGCGCGCGGCTCGCGGCGGCCGACCCGGGCGTCGTCGTCGTGCTCGGCGTCGCCGACGGCAAGGTGGCGGTCGTCGCGGCGGTCAACGAGGCCGGCCAGGCCGCCGGCCTCTCGGCCGGTGCGCTCGTGAAGGCCGTCGGCCCGCTCGTGGGCGGCAAGGGCGGCGGCAAGGCCGACGTCGCGCAGGGCGGCGGCACCGACGTCGCCGGCGTCGACGCGGCGCTGGCTGCGGTCAGCGCCGAGGTCGCCCGCGTGGTGGGGGCCTGA
- a CDS encoding DUF6167 family protein, translating to MWFAAGTGVGVYAVVRARRVAEAFTPDGVRDRLAGLRLGARLMAEEFTSGAAERDAELRDRLGLVPHGVPELAPGATPDVTPDVTPDVTPDVTPDVTPDVTPDVTGAGVPGTIAAPEHPDQHSHHRSPGADDRATEEGTS from the coding sequence GTGTGGTTCGCGGCCGGCACCGGGGTCGGCGTGTACGCCGTCGTCCGCGCCCGTCGGGTCGCCGAGGCCTTCACGCCCGACGGCGTCCGTGACCGCCTGGCCGGCCTGCGTCTCGGCGCGCGCCTCATGGCGGAGGAGTTCACGTCGGGCGCGGCGGAACGCGACGCCGAGCTCCGGGACCGGCTCGGGCTCGTGCCCCACGGCGTCCCCGAGCTGGCCCCCGGTGCGACCCCGGATGTCACCCCGGATGTCACCCCGGATGTCACCCCGGATGTCACCCCGGATGTCACCCCGGATGTCACCCCGGATGTCACCGGCGCCGGGGTGCCTGGCACGATCGCCGCTCCTGAGCACCCTGATCAGCATTCCCACCACCGAAGCCCCGGTGCGGACGACCGCGCCACCGAGGAAGGCACGAGCTGA
- a CDS encoding replication-associated recombination protein A — translation MSDGLFDLPGGPGAPATGGGGSLSAAQHAAAPLAVRMRPRTLDELAGQDQLRAPGSPLRQLIEGDKSLSLLLWGPPGTGKTTIASIVSQQTQRRFVEVSAVSAGVKEVRAAIEAARSDLVRTGTETVLFVDEVHRFSKAQQDALLPGVENRWVTLVAATTENPYFSVISPLLSRSLLLRLESLTDADVAGVIDRALADERGLAGALTIDDDARAHLVRMAGGDARRSLTYLEAAAGAALAREATVIDLSTTETAVDQAAVRYDRQGDQHYDVISAFIKSVRGSDADAALHYLARMVEAGEDPRFIARRLVILASEDIGLADPTALTTAVAAAQAVQLIGMPEARLNLAQATVALAVAPKSNAVYAAINAAQADVRAGKIGTVPPHLRDAHYAGASKIGHGETYVYAHDAPYGIATQVYAPEVVADRAYYVPTANGAEAGVGERWARIRRIVRGEPR, via the coding sequence GTGAGCGACGGGCTCTTCGACCTCCCGGGCGGCCCCGGCGCGCCGGCCACCGGCGGCGGTGGCTCGCTCAGCGCCGCCCAGCACGCGGCCGCGCCCCTCGCCGTGCGGATGCGGCCCCGCACCCTCGACGAGCTGGCGGGCCAGGACCAGCTCCGTGCCCCGGGCTCGCCGTTGCGGCAGCTGATCGAGGGCGACAAGTCCCTCAGCCTCCTGCTGTGGGGCCCTCCGGGCACCGGGAAGACGACCATCGCCTCGATCGTGTCCCAGCAGACGCAGCGCCGGTTCGTCGAGGTGTCGGCCGTGTCGGCGGGCGTGAAGGAGGTGCGGGCCGCGATCGAGGCCGCCCGCTCCGACCTGGTGCGCACGGGCACGGAGACGGTGCTGTTCGTCGACGAGGTCCACCGCTTCTCCAAGGCCCAGCAGGACGCGCTGCTCCCCGGCGTCGAGAACCGCTGGGTGACCCTGGTGGCCGCGACGACGGAGAACCCCTACTTCTCGGTGATCTCGCCGCTGCTGTCGCGCTCGCTGCTGCTGCGGCTCGAGTCGCTGACCGACGCCGACGTCGCCGGCGTCATCGACCGCGCGCTGGCGGACGAGCGCGGACTCGCTGGCGCGCTCACGATCGACGACGACGCGAGGGCCCACCTGGTCCGGATGGCGGGGGGCGACGCCCGGCGGTCGCTGACCTACCTGGAGGCCGCGGCCGGCGCCGCGCTCGCCCGCGAGGCCACGGTCATCGACCTGTCGACGACGGAGACGGCAGTCGACCAGGCCGCGGTGCGCTACGACCGGCAGGGCGACCAGCACTACGACGTCATCAGCGCCTTCATCAAGTCGGTGCGCGGCTCCGACGCCGACGCCGCGCTGCACTACCTCGCGCGCATGGTCGAGGCGGGGGAGGACCCCCGCTTCATCGCCCGCCGTCTCGTCATCCTCGCGAGCGAGGACATCGGGCTCGCCGACCCGACCGCGCTCACGACCGCGGTGGCCGCGGCCCAGGCCGTGCAGCTGATCGGCATGCCCGAGGCCCGGCTCAACCTGGCCCAGGCGACGGTCGCCCTCGCGGTCGCGCCGAAGTCCAACGCCGTGTACGCCGCGATCAACGCGGCCCAGGCCGACGTGCGCGCCGGGAAGATCGGCACGGTGCCGCCGCACCTGCGCGACGCCCACTACGCGGGGGCGTCGAAGATCGGGCACGGCGAGACCTACGTCTACGCGCACGACGCGCCGTACGGGATCGCGACGCAGGTGTACGCACCCGAGGTGGTGGCGGACCGCGCCTACTACGTGCCGACGGCCAACGGCGCGGAGGCCGGGGTGGGGGAGCGGTGGGCCCGCATCCGCCGGATCGTGCGCGGCGAGCCGCGATAG
- a CDS encoding DUF3159 domain-containing protein: MSSAQPEPVEQGEPGKPSRPPVSVDTVEALVRQQLSDAFGGVRGFAEAAVPTLLFTILWLSTRDLQLGLVVSVAATVVLLVARIVQRSTVQYVMNALVGIGVGWLFVHLSARSGGSVDDQALAYFLPGILYSAGYTVVVGLSCLVRWPLMGFLIGTVTGDLTGWRDNDQVVRLCTRLTWLLVLPGAIGVLLQGPVWLAGHSGAMGAGTAVALLAGLRLGLGWPLRIASFAAMIWLLSRDRTPLAADGEPPASSAAPSTPTAT; encoded by the coding sequence ATGTCGTCCGCCCAGCCCGAGCCCGTCGAGCAGGGGGAGCCGGGGAAGCCGTCGCGGCCGCCGGTCAGCGTCGACACCGTCGAGGCGCTGGTGCGCCAGCAGCTCTCGGACGCGTTCGGCGGGGTGCGCGGCTTCGCGGAGGCCGCCGTCCCGACCCTCCTCTTCACCATCCTCTGGCTGTCCACGCGCGACCTGCAGCTCGGCCTGGTCGTGAGCGTGGCCGCGACGGTCGTGCTCCTGGTGGCCCGCATCGTGCAGCGGTCGACGGTGCAGTACGTCATGAACGCCCTCGTCGGCATCGGCGTCGGCTGGCTGTTCGTGCACCTGTCCGCCCGCTCGGGCGGCTCCGTCGACGACCAGGCGCTGGCCTACTTCCTGCCGGGCATCCTCTACAGCGCGGGCTACACGGTCGTGGTCGGCCTGAGCTGCCTCGTCCGGTGGCCCCTCATGGGCTTCCTCATCGGCACGGTGACCGGCGACCTCACGGGCTGGCGGGACAACGACCAGGTGGTGCGCCTCTGCACCCGCCTGACGTGGCTGCTGGTGCTGCCGGGCGCGATCGGCGTCCTGCTGCAGGGGCCGGTGTGGCTCGCCGGGCACTCCGGGGCGATGGGCGCGGGCACGGCCGTGGCGCTGCTCGCCGGCCTCCGGCTCGGGCTGGGCTGGCCGTTGCGCATCGCCTCCTTCGCCGCCATGATCTGGCTCCTCTCCCGCGACCGCACGCCGCTGGCCGCCGACGGTGAGCCGCCGGCGTCCTCGGCCGCCCCGAGCACCCCGACCGCGACGTGA
- a CDS encoding OB-fold nucleic acid binding domain-containing protein, with amino-acid sequence MSTGHGERRRSLFRGRGREGQLVDQHTSDLRRDHGAIGRVTIAEAPDREPVELFGTLRAVTLAPRGGVPALEAELSDGTGVLTLIWLGRRSIRGIAAGRSISVSGRTGLQDGVRVMFNPRYELRP; translated from the coding sequence ATGAGCACGGGGCACGGCGAGCGGCGACGCTCGCTCTTCCGGGGCCGCGGGCGCGAGGGACAGCTGGTGGACCAGCACACCTCCGACCTGCGGCGCGACCACGGCGCGATCGGGCGGGTGACGATCGCCGAGGCGCCCGACCGGGAGCCCGTCGAGCTGTTCGGCACCCTGCGTGCGGTGACGCTCGCGCCGCGCGGCGGCGTGCCCGCCCTCGAGGCGGAGCTCAGCGACGGCACCGGCGTGCTGACCCTCATCTGGCTGGGCCGCCGGTCCATCCGCGGGATCGCGGCCGGACGCAGCATCTCCGTGTCGGGACGCACGGGACTGCAGGACGGCGTGCGGGTCATGTTCAACCCGCGCTACGAGCTGAGGCCCTGA
- a CDS encoding DUF3710 domain-containing protein, translating to MKFRRKRPAGGPASADQGVAGPTALTPSFGDPERVEQVTTGPFDVKDVDLEDGVERVDLGSLLITPGAGRDVRLQVDQKTNRVQAVLIASPEGAIELRAFAAPRNGDLWGETRPRIAAETTRRGGTAEEQEGPFGTELRVQTTVKKPDGTTAVQHSRVVGVNGPRWLLRATFLGTPVVDEAAGAAWAAVLEQVVVRRGDAAMAVGDALPITVPETARRVQ from the coding sequence TTGAAGTTCCGTCGCAAGCGCCCTGCGGGCGGCCCGGCGAGCGCCGACCAGGGAGTGGCCGGTCCGACCGCGCTGACCCCGTCGTTCGGTGACCCCGAGCGCGTCGAGCAGGTGACGACCGGTCCGTTCGACGTCAAGGACGTCGACCTGGAGGACGGCGTCGAGCGGGTCGACCTCGGCTCCCTGCTCATCACCCCCGGCGCGGGTCGGGACGTGCGGCTCCAGGTGGACCAGAAGACCAACCGCGTGCAGGCGGTGCTCATCGCGAGCCCCGAGGGCGCGATCGAGCTGCGTGCCTTCGCCGCCCCCCGCAACGGCGACCTCTGGGGCGAGACGCGGCCGCGGATCGCGGCGGAGACGACCCGTCGCGGTGGCACGGCCGAGGAGCAGGAGGGGCCGTTCGGCACGGAGCTGCGCGTGCAGACGACCGTCAAGAAGCCCGACGGCACCACGGCCGTCCAGCACTCGCGCGTCGTCGGCGTCAACGGACCCCGGTGGCTCCTGCGGGCGACGTTCCTCGGCACGCCCGTCGTGGACGAGGCCGCCGGTGCTGCCTGGGCGGCGGTGCTCGAGCAGGTCGTCGTACGCCGCGGCGACGCCGCCATGGCGGTCGGGGACGCGCTCCCCATCACGGTGCCCGAGACCGCCCGCCGGGTGCAGTGA
- the dut gene encoding dUTP diphosphatase, with protein sequence MHLLDRGLEPPAYAHPGDAGADLRTTEDVELAPGERRLVPTGVAIALPEGYVALVHPRSGLAHRHGLSIVNTPGTVDAGYRGEIKVLLVNLDPATPVRLQRGDRIAQLVVQRVERVRFVAVDDLAPSARGVGGYGSTGGFAGASGADRPEEEKLS encoded by the coding sequence ATCCACCTCCTCGACCGCGGCCTCGAGCCGCCCGCCTACGCGCACCCCGGCGACGCCGGCGCGGACCTGCGCACCACGGAGGACGTCGAGCTCGCCCCCGGCGAGCGGCGCCTCGTGCCCACCGGCGTGGCGATCGCGCTCCCGGAGGGGTACGTCGCGCTCGTCCACCCCCGCTCCGGGCTCGCCCACCGGCACGGGCTCTCCATCGTCAACACGCCGGGGACGGTCGACGCGGGCTACCGTGGCGAGATCAAGGTGCTCCTGGTGAACCTCGACCCGGCGACCCCGGTGCGTCTGCAGCGTGGCGACCGGATCGCGCAGCTGGTGGTGCAGCGCGTCGAGCGGGTGCGGTTCGTGGCCGTCGACGACCTGGCGCCGTCGGCGCGGGGCGTCGGGGGCTACGGTTCTACGGGTGGATTCGCCGGGGCCTCCGGGGCCGACCGGCCGGAAGAGGAGAAGTTGAGTTGA
- a CDS encoding DUF3093 domain-containing protein, with translation MYAERLTVPLRWWAQGTMLVATFWLAAIVAFPAHLWWVPTLVTAVVLALLALALTSYGRVQVAVTERRTLVAGPAEVGLEHVGDVVALDAEQTRLVAGRDADARAFLLLRPYLRRSVKVSITDPADPTPYWLVSCRHPEKVAAALAAARQH, from the coding sequence GTGTACGCCGAACGTCTCACCGTCCCCCTGCGGTGGTGGGCCCAGGGCACGATGCTGGTCGCGACGTTCTGGCTGGCGGCGATCGTCGCCTTCCCCGCCCACCTCTGGTGGGTCCCCACCCTCGTGACCGCCGTGGTGCTGGCCCTGCTGGCCCTCGCGCTCACCTCGTACGGCCGGGTGCAGGTGGCCGTGACGGAGCGACGCACGCTGGTGGCCGGTCCCGCCGAGGTCGGGCTCGAGCACGTCGGCGACGTCGTGGCGCTCGACGCGGAGCAGACCCGCCTGGTCGCCGGACGCGACGCGGACGCCCGCGCGTTCCTCCTGCTGCGCCCCTACCTGCGGCGCAGCGTGAAGGTGAGCATCACCGACCCGGCCGACCCCACGCCGTACTGGCTCGTCAGCTGCCGGCACCCCGAGAAGGTCGCCGCGGCGCTCGCCGCCGCCCGCCAGCACTGA